One Misgurnus anguillicaudatus chromosome 22, ASM2758022v2, whole genome shotgun sequence DNA segment encodes these proteins:
- the LOC129451672 gene encoding uncharacterized protein, with product MAEDCSHICTMNHDKKPTASAEEKAEETMSVVDRASEAGSKRSHSLRSSRKSQFSRSSRSSRMSASMAAATARAQAEAARTRVSFVKKENAIKLDKIKLEMSHKLDKAKMEADLEVLQHEKEQAAALAQAEVLEAAVAAMEDSISSASFSVSSHSKVERTKDYVEMQSGVELNKPKETDIQNSNCSNKLYPETSDPNCSAHSLIKMNSEQDAFTELPSQPLDLSFRDEVKQEIYNPHASCFSQRTPIPGWSHSVPFHQPESSGMLDLAKYLARRELVNTSLVKFDDRPESFRAWKSAFVGATDGLGLTAGEELDLLIRWLGKESSDHVKRLRSVYVSDPKAALHDAWERLTECYGAPEIIENALLQRLENFPRVLNKDFIKLRELGDLLTELQAAKQDGYLPGLTYLDTARGINPIVEKLPYFLQEKWLSHGMKYKEQYNATFPPFWYFVNFVCYEAKARNDPSFMTAGPPKSEKFLSKQAQRMPISVHKIDVSQKAYPSKDSSTSDENPKICPIHNKPHPLKKCRGFRMKPMEERKAYLKEHGICFRCCASSSHIARNCKVAVKCMECDSEDHNTALHPGPAPWVSKSSSDHGGEEEERSLPPVNSACTKVCGEGLPAKSCSKIA from the coding sequence ATGGCAGAAGATTGCAGTCACATTTGTACCATGAACCACGACAAGAAGCCTACAGCCTCTGCAGAGGAAAAAGCAGAGGAAACCATGAGCGTAGTAGACCGAGCTTCTGAGGCGGGCTCAAAACGCTCCCATTCATTACGATCGTCACGAAAATCACAATTCTCACGCTCATCACGGTCATCAAGAATGTCAGCTAGCATGGCAGCAGCCACTGCACGGGCTCAAGCAGAAGCGGCACGAACTCGTGTATCGTTTgtaaagaaagaaaatgcaatCAAACTGGACAAGATTAAATTAGAAATGTCCCATAAACTGGACAAAGCCAAAATGGAGGCAGATTTGGAGGTCCTCCAACATGAAAAAGAACAAGCTGCTGCTCTGGCCCAGGCAGAAGTGTTAGAAGCAGCTGTAGCAGCAATGGAGGATAGTATTTCAAGTGCTAGCTTCTCTGTGTCTTCACATAGCAAAGTGGAGCGCACCAAAGACTATGTTGAAATGCAAAGCGGGGTGGAACTAAATAAGCCAAAAGAAACAGACATTCAGAATTCAAATTGCAGCAACAAACTGTATCCTGAGACCTCAGACCCCAACTGTTCTGCTCATAGTCTCATTAAAATGAATTCTGAACAGGATGCCTTCACTGAACTGCCATCTCAGCCGCTTGATCTGTCATTTAGAGATGAAGTTAAACAGGAAATATATAATCCTCATGCATCATGTTTCTCTCAGAGGACACCTATCCCAGGATGGTCACATTCAGTTCCGTTTCACCAGCCAGAATCCTCAGGTATGCTAGACTTAGCAAAATATTTAGCACGTCGTGAGCTTGTAAATACAAGTCTCGTCAAGTTTGATGACAGACCTGAGAGTTTTAGAGCATGGAAATCAGCctttgttggagccacagatggTTTGGGCCTGACAGCCGGTGAAGAGCTGGACCTGCTTATTAGATGGCTCGGCAAAGAATCATCTGACCACGTGAAAAGGTTACGGTCAGTTTATGTCAGTGATCCCAAGGCAGCGCTACACGATGCCTGGGAAAGATTAACAGAATGCTACGGTGCACCTGAGATAATTGAAAATGCACTTCTGCAAAGGCTGGAAAATTTTCCCAGAGTTCTTAATAAGGACTTTATCAAGTTGAGAGAGTTAGGCGATCTCCTGACTGAACTACAGGCGGCCAAGCAAGATGGCTATCTGCCTGGCCTTACCTATCTGGATACTGCTAGAGGAATAAATCCCATAGTGGAAAAGCTACCATACTTCCTTCAAGAGAAATGGCTTTCTCATGGCATGAAATATAAAGAACAGTATAATGCCACCTTTCCTCCTTTCTGGTATTTTGTTAACTTCGTCTGTTACGAGGCAAAGGCCAGAAATGATCCAAGTTTCATGACTGCTGGTCCTCCTAAAAGTGAGAAATTCTTGAGCAAACAAGCACAGAGGATGCCCATTTCTGTTCATAAAATTGACGTCTCTCAAAAGGCCTACCCCAGCAAGGACTCGAGCACCAGTGATGAAAACCCCAAGATCTGCCCGATACATAATAAACCACATCCACTGAAAAAGTGTCGTGGTTTTCGAATGAAGCCAATGGAGGAACGAAAGGCCTATTTGAAGGAACATGGTATCTGTTTTCGATGTTGTGCATCTTCTTCCCACATCGCACGCAATTGTAAAGTTGCAGTAAAGTGTATGGAATGTGACAGTGAAGACCACAACACTGCTCTCCATCCAGGACCCGCACCATGGGTCTCCAAAAGCTCTTCAGATCATGGCGGGGAGGAAGAAGAACGTTCATTGCCTCCTGTGAACAGTGCCTGTACTAAAGTCTGTGGGGAAGGATTGCCAGCTAAATCTTGTTCTAAGATTGCTTAG
- the LOC129440138 gene encoding serpin A3-1 — protein MKRSIIYFWICSLVIFHPIVHGQDEAPSNNLPLLLSMNNDFGFRLYKALTALPENQSKNIFFSPISVSMALSALSLGAGGETKQQLHQGIGHNSSVLDTEEMHKTYQSLLEEINQKTGVDIDVGTAVYLSDTFKSHPEFFEKVKQFYLSEGFSVDFSSKETVEKINAYVKEKTHGKIDNVVQHLTSDMEMILLTYIYFKGKWDMPFDPKMTHKSKFHVDADTTVQVQMMHEENKFKVFYDQHLSTKVLALDYNDSFSMFLALPDKSITDLEAAISRQDFEKWKNSVSKRKVDVSVPKLSLKTSYTLNEILKGMGMHEMFTGNANFTRLSAEGLSVSKVVHNAALDVDEEGTTAAAVTRIMVESCSYNPMHYFIFDCPFMIFIVDHQNSILFMGKIVNPAEK, from the exons ATGAAGAGGAGCATCATATATTTCTGGATTTGTTCTTTGGTAATCTTTCATCCAATCGTCCATGGACAGGATGAAGCTCCATCAAACAATCTTCCATTATTGTTGTCCATGAACAACGATTTTGGTTTTCGCCTGTACAAGGCTCTTACGGCATTACCCGAAAATCAGTCCAAGAATATTTTCTTCTCTCCAATAAGTGTGTCAATGGCCCTTTCTGCGCTGTCTTTAGGAGCTGGTGGTGAGACCAAACAGCAGCTTCACCAGGGCATTGGCCATAACAGCTCTGTCTTAGACACCGAAGAAATGCACAAGACATATCAAAGTCTCTTGGAGGAAATCAACCAGAAGACAGGGGTGGACATTGATGTCGGTACCGCTGTTTATCTGAGCGACACGTTTAAGTCCCATCCTGAGTTTTTTGAGAAGGTAAAGCAGTTTTACCTGTCAGAAGGCTTCTCCGTGGACTTCAGTTCCAAAGAAACCGTAGAAAAGATTAATGCATATGTAAAGGAGAAAACACACGGCAAAATAGATAACGTTGTTCAACACCTAACTTCTGATATGGAGATGATCCTTCTCacttacatatattttaaag GAAAATGGGACATGCCATTTGACCCAAAAATGACCCATAAGAGTAAATTTCATGTGGATGCTGATACTACCGTTCAAGTACAAATGATGCATGAAGAAAATAAATTCAAAGTTTTTTATGACCAACACCTCTCCACTAAAGTCCTTGCTCTCGACTACAATGACTCGTTCTCCATGTTTCTGGCTCTCCCAGACAAATCCATCACTGATCTGGAGGCGGCTATTAGTCGTCAAGACTTTGAAAAGTGGAAAAACAGCGTTTCGAAACG AAAAGTTGACGTCTCTGTCCCCAAGTTGTCTCTTAAAACCTCATATACCTTAAATGAGATTTTGAAAGGGATGGGAATGCATGAAATGTTCACGGGTAATGCCAACTTCACAAGACTTTCAGCAGAAGGTTTGTCCGTTTCAAAG GTAGTGCATAATGCGGCTCTTGATGTAGATGAAGAAGGAACCACTGCAGCAGCCGTGACTAGGATTATGGTGGAAAGTTGTTCTTACAATCCAATGCACTATTTTATTTTTGACTGTCCATTTATGATCTTTATCGTTGACCACCAAAATTCAATCCTCTTTATGGGAAAAATTGTCAACCCAGCAGAAAAGTAG
- the LOC129440137 gene encoding serpin A3-1: protein MKRSIIYFWICSLVIFHPFVHGQDEDSSQKSNNLPLLLSMNNDFGFRLYKALSAIPENQSKNIFFSPISVSMALSALSLGAGGETKQQLHQGIGHNSSVLDTEEMHKTYQSLLEEINQKTGVDIDVGTAVYLSDTFKSHPEFFEKVKQFYLSEGFSVDFNAKETVEKINAYVKEKTHGKIDNVVQHLTPDMKMILLTYIYFKGKWDMPFDPKMTHERKFHVDADTTVQVQMMHEKDKFKVFYDQHLSTKVLALEYNDSFSMFLALPDKSITDLEAAISRQDFEKWKNSVSKRKVDVSVPKLSLKTSYTLNEILKGMGMHEMFTGNANFTRLSAQGLFVSEVLHKAALDVNEEGTTAAAVTAIMVESTSFNPMNFFIFDRPFMIFIVDHQNSILFMGKIVNPAEK from the exons atgAAGAGGAGCATCATATATTTCTGGATTTGTTCTTTGGTAATCTTTCATCCATTCGTCCATGGACAGGATGAAGATTCATCACAGAAATCCAACAATCTTCCATTATTGTTGTCCATGAACAACGATTTTGGTTTTCGCCTGTACAAGGCTCTTTCGGCAATACCCGAAAATCAGTCCAAGAATATTTTCTTCTCTCCAATAAGTGTGTCAATGGCCCTTTCTGCGCTGTCTTTAGGAGCTGGTGGTGAGACCAAACAGCAGCTTCACCAGGGCATTGGCCATAACAGCTCTGTCTTAGACACCGAAGAAATGCACAAGACATATCAAAGTCTCTTGGAGGAAATCAACCAGAAGACAGGGGTGGACATTGATGTCGGTACCGCTGTTTATCTGAGCGACACATTTAAGTCCCATCCTGAGTTTTTTGAGAAGGTAAAGCAGTTTTACCTGTCAGAAGGCTTCTCCGTGGACTTCAATGCCAAAGAAACCGTAGAAAAGATTAATGCATATGTAAAGGAGAAAACACACGGCAAAATAGATAACGTTGTTCAACATCTAACTCCTGATATGAAGATGATCCTTCTCacttacatatattttaaag GAAAATGGGACATGCCATTTGACCCAAAAATGACCCATGAGCGTAAATTTCATGTGGATGCTGATACAACCGTTCAAGTACAAATGATGCATGAAAAAGATAAATTCAAAGTTTTTTATGACCAACACCTCTCCACTAAAGTCCTTGCTCTCGAATACAATGACTCGTTCTCCATGTTTCTGGCTCTCCCAGACAAATCCATCACTGATCTAGAGGCGGCTATTAGTCGTCAAGACTTTGAAAAGTGGAAAAACAGCGTTTCGAAACG AAAAGTTGATGTCTCTGTCCCCAAGTTGTCTCTTAAAACCTCATATACCCTAAATGAGATTTTGAAAGGGATGGGAATGCATGAAATGTTCACGGGTAATGCCAACTTCACAAGACTTTCAGCACAAGGTTTGTTCGTTTCAGAG GTATTGCATAAAGCGGCTCTTGATGTAAATGAAGAAGGAACCACTGCAGCAGCCGTGACTGCAATTATGGTGGAAAGTACTTCTTTCAATCCAAtgaacttttttatatttgaccgtCCATTTATGATCTTTATCGTTGACCACCAAAATTCAATCCTCTTTATGGGAAAAATTGTCAACCCAGCAGAAAAGTAG
- the LOC129434879 gene encoding uncharacterized protein — MYAMLDDQSNRSLVRSEFFEFFSINSQTSPYLLKTCAGTIDPSGRRATGFQIEPVSGNISLTLPTLIECNNIPDNRAEIPTPEVAQNHPHLRRIASEIPEMDDSAQILMLLGRDALRVHKVRRQINGPHNDPFAIKTDLGWLIIGDVCLGNSHKPSVLSCKTHVLDNGRTSYFPPCQSHINLKDSLCLTAEAQGIPHIYKGACASRENLLGCSVFKRTRDDDKPALSVEDHIFLEIMDNEFFRDSDNSWVGPLPFRHPRPLLPNNREHALTRLYSLRRTLLKRPEMNQQFTDFMQRLFENDHAEYAAPLSIDQERWYLPYFGVYHPKKPNQIRVVFDSSSQYQGLSLNSVLLTGPDLNNSLLGVLIRFRKELVAVTADIQQMFHCFTVREDHRDYLRFLWFRDHDLEKDVIECRMKVHVFGNSPSPAVAIYGLHRAAKEGELMHGTDTYNFVKRDFYVDDGLRSFPTAAEAVDLLRRTQASLAESNLRLHKIMSNSPLVLAAFPPEDCAKGVKDLDFGDETIPAQRSLGLNWEISTDTFTFHSPDNSKPLTRRGILSTVNSLYDPLGFAAPVTIHGRFLLRELSKGIENWDEPLPEEKCREWEMWRNSLQDLERVHVQRTYSLKSLSKAKFKELCIFSDASFKAIGAVAYLRIIHEDGQINIGFVLGKAKLTPPDEPTIPRLELCAAVLAVEISDLILDEIDFEPDSVKFFCDSKVVLGYIHNESRRFYVYVHNRVQRISQSSKAEQWHYVPTEHNPADCASRSVPASLLTDSMWLTGPDFLSKPSESELTLQENFELVNPETDSEVRPLPQASTAATSITEKSLNPERFERFSTWKSLLRGVTCLIHVASSFHSESKGQTCTHIGWHKCHQPYCQSELAQAKKVILLSVQKSVFPEEYSALKKNVEISQNSPLIKLNPVLGEDGLIRVGGRLTHAPVVSNERNPIVLPGRHHISTLLIRHFHDQVKHQGRLFTEGALRTGGYWLINGKRSISSVIHKCVVCRKLRGSTEIQKMSDLPEERLITSPPLTYVGLDVFGPFSVSARCTRGGHAESKRWAILFTCMSTRAVHIEIIESLDTSSCINALRRFFAIRGPVKQFRSDCGTNFVAASKDLGFSKIMKDPKIQEYLTNCSCSWGFGPPRASHMGGAWERLIGVVKRILDSMLLQYKSRPLSHEVLCTFMAEISAIINARPLVPISSDPDSPLILTPAMLLTQKVGVPPSPGNFSGSDMFRQQWKQVQSLADNFWYRWRREYLPTLQSRCKWTSTQPGIKEGDLVLLKDNQSPRNEWPMALVSKVFPSADGRVRKVQLKVTKSGSGKYVKYLRPITEVILLLSNDN, encoded by the coding sequence atgtatgcaatGCTCGATGACCAGAGCAATAGGTCACTAGTAAGATCAGAGTTTTTCGAGTTTTTCAGCATAAATAGTCAGACTTCTCCATATCTCCTCAAAACCTGTGCCGGAACTATTGATCCTTCTGGACGGAGAGCCACTGGATTTCAGATAGAGCCTGTTAGTGGTAATATTAGCCTGACACTACCTACTCTAATCGAGTGCAACAATATTCCAGATAACAGGGCAGAAATACCTACTCCAGAGGTTGCTCAAAATCATCCTCATCTAAGAAGAATAGCCTCTGAGATTCCAGAAATGGATGATAGTGCCCAGATCCTCATGCTGTTGGGTCGTGATGCTCTGAGAGTTCATAAGGTGAGACGCCAGATAAATGGGCCTCACAATGATCCCTTTGCCATTAAGACAGATTTAGGCTGGCTTATAATAGGAGATGTGTGCTTGGGTAATTCTCACAAGCCAAGTGTGTTAAGTTGCAAGACACATGTGCTGGACAATGGTAGAACCTCATACTTTCCCCCATGTCAAAGTCACATCAACTTGAAGGATAGCTTATGTCTCACAGCTGAAGCACAAGGTATCCCTCATATCTACAAGGGTGCATGTGCAAGCAGAGAAAATCTCCTTGGCTGTTCCGTGTTTAAACGCACAAGAGATGACGACAAACCTGCTCTGTCTGTTGAGGATCATATCTTCCTGGAGATAATGGACAATGAGTTTTTCAGAGACAGCGACAATAGCTGGGTGGGTCCTCTTCCCTTCAGACACCCTAGACCTCTTCTTCCCAATAACAGAGAGCATGCTCTTACTCGTCTCTATTCTCTTCGTCGGACTTTGCTGAAAAGACCAGAGATGAATCAGCAGTTCACAGACTTCATGCAAAGGTTGTTTGAAAACGATCATGCAGAGTATGCTGCTCCCCTAAGCATTGATCAGGAACGCTGGTATTTACCATACTTTGGGGTTTATCACCCAAAAAAGCCCAACCAAATTAGAGTGGTGTTTGATTCCAGCTCTCAATATCAGGGTCTCTCACTAAATAGCGTCCTTTTGACAGGACCAGACTTAAACAACAGTTTGTTAGGTGTGCTGATTCGGTTCAGAAAGGAGCTTGTTGCTGTGACTGCCGATATACAGCAAATGTTCCACTGTTTCACAGTGAGAGAAGATCACAGAGATTATTTGAGGTTCCTGTGGTTCCGTGATCATGATCTCGAAAAGGATGTGATTGAATGTAGGATGAAAGTCCATGTGTTCGGAAATAGCCCCTCCCCTGCAGTGGCGATTTACGGACTTCATCGGGCTGCCAAAGAAGGAGAGCTTATGCATGGAACTGACACCTACAACTTTGTGAAGAGAGATTTTTATGTGGATGACGGTTTGAGGTCATTTCCAACTGCTGCTGAAGCTGTCGACTTACTTCGCAGGACACAAGCATCCCTGGCAGAATCGAACTTAAGGCTCCACAAGATAATGTCAAACAGCCCATTAGTGCTGGCAGCCTTTCCACCTGAAGACTGCGCTAAAGGTGTCAAAGATCTTGATTTTGGAGATGAAACCATACCAGCTCAACGTAGTCTCGGCCTGAACTGGGAAATATCAACAGACACCTTTACATTCCACTCACCAGATAACAGCAAACCTCTGACACGTCGTGGCATTCTCTCCACTGTTAATAGCTTGTATGACCCTTTGGGCTTTGCAGCGCCAGTCACAATTCACGGTAGATTCTTGTTAAGAGAGCTGTCAAAAGGAATAGAAAACTGGGACGAGCCTCTCCCTGAAGAGAAATGCAGGGAGTGGGAAATGTGGAGAAATTCATTGCAAGACCTGGAAAGAGTTCATGTTCAAAGGACATATAGCTTGAAGTCACTCTCAAAGGCAAAATTTAAGGAGCTGTGCATATTTTCAGATGCCTCCTTCAAGGCTATTGGAGCAGTAGCATATCTTAGGATAATCCATGAAGATGGACAGATCAACATTGGTTTTGTCTTGGGTAAAGCTAAATTGACACCTCCAGACGAACCTACAATTCCTAGATTAGAACTTTGCGCAGCTGTATTAGCTGTTGAGATATCAGATCTAATCTTGGACGAGATTGATTTCGAACCAGACTCTGTAAAGTTCTTCTGTGACAGCAAAGTCGTATTGGGTTACATACACAATGAAAGTAGGAGGTTTTACGTGTATGTGCACAATCGCGTTCAAAGAATCAGCCAATCCTCAAAGGCTGAGCAATGGCATTATGTGCCTACCGAGCACAATCCAGCCGACTGTGCGTCCAGGTCTGTTCCAGCTTCTCTTCTTACAGACTCCATGTGGTTGACAGGACCAGACTTTCTTTCTAAACCTTCGGAAAGTGAGCTAACCTTGCAAGAGAACTTTGAGCTGGTGAACCCAGAGACAGATTCAGAGGTTCGTCCTTTACCTCAAGCAAGCACTGCCGCCACTAGTATAACTGAGAAATCACTTAACCCAGAACGTTTTGAACGCTTTTCAACATGGAAGTCACTGTTGAGAGGAGTGACATGCTTGATCCACGTTGCCAGTTCCTTTCACTCTGAGTCTAAAggacagacatgcacacatataGGCTGGCATAAGTGTCATCAGCCTTACTGCCAGAGTGAGTTAGCCCAAGCTAAAAAGGTCATTCTTCTATCTGTCCAAAAGTCTGTTTTTCCTGAAGAGTACAGTgctcttaagaaaaatgttgaaatctctCAGAACAGTCCTCTGATCAAGTTGAATCCTGTTCTGGGTGAAGATGGACTAATCAGAGTCGGGGGTCGTCTAACACATGCACCTGTGGTCAGTAATGAGAGAAACCCCATTGTCTTACCTGGACGTCATCATATCTCCACCCTACTAATTCGTCATTTCCACGATCAAGTGAAGCATCAGGGACGTCTTTTCACTGAAGGAGCTTTGCGCACTGGAGGATACTGGCTGATTAATGGAAAGAGATCTATTAGTAGTGTCATACATAAGTGTGTTGTGTGCAGGAAGTTACGTGGGAGTACAGAAATTCAGAAAATGTCTGACCTTCCAGAGGAACGTCTTATTACATCCCCACCTTTAACTTATGTTGGCTTGGATGTGTTTGGTCCTTTTTCAGTATCAGCTCGTTGTACAAGAGGAGGTCACGCAGAGAGCAAGCGCTGGGCCATTCTCTTCACTTGTATGTCCACACGTGCTGTTCACATAGAGATAATTGAATCCCTTGACACCTCCAGCTGTATAAACGCACTACGGAGATTTTTTGCCATTAGAGGGCCAGTGAAACAATTTCGGTCCGATTGTGGAACTAACTTTGTAGCTGCAAGCAAAGATCTGGGATTCTCCAAAATCATGAAGGACCCAAAGATCCAAGAATACCTCACAAACTGCTCTTGCTCATGGGGGTTCGGTCCGCCCCGTGCTTCGCACATGGGGGGAGCTTGGGAGCGTTTGATAGGTGTAGTAAAGAGGATTCTGGACTCAATGTTGCTGCAGTACAAATCTCGTCCCCTTTCACATGAAGTCCTATGCACTTTCATGGCTGAAATTTCAGCAATAATTAATGCAAGGCCCTTAGTTCCAATCTCCTCAGACCCTGACTCTCCTCTCATTCTAACTCCTGCAATGCTTCTGACTCAGAAGGTTGGTGTTCCACCATCTCCTGGCAACTTCTCAGGTAGTGACATGTTCAGGCAACAGTGGAAGCAGGTGCAGAGCCTCGCTGACAACTTTTGGTATCGCTGGAGACGCGAGTATCTACCAACACTACAAAGTCGTTGCAAGTGGACTAGTACTCAACCTGGCATTAAAGAAGGTGATCTTGTCCTTCTTAAAGACAATCAGAGCCCTCGTAATGAGTGGCCTATGGCTCTTGTGTCCAAAGTTTTTCCTAGCGCTGATGGGAGAGTACGCAAAGTTCAGTTGAAAGTTACAAAAAGTGGATCTGGAAAGTATGTAAAGTATCTTAGACCAATTACAGAGGTCATTCTTCTGTTGTCTAATGacaattaa